GCCGTCGGCTCCGCTGCAGGTCGCCATCGAATCACAGGCCGCCCCGGACCGGTTCCAGCCCGCGACGTCGAGCTCCAGCGTTCGGAACGCCCGGGCGGCAGTCCGGCCCATGGCTCCGGTGCCGAGCAGGCCGATCCGGGGCGTGGAGCGAGGTTCCAGCGGCCGCCAGTCCGGGCAATGGCGCTGCTCGTCGAGGCGCTTCCACCAGTCCACGGTCATGGCGACCAGGTAGGCGGCGAGGTCGGCGGCCAGGCGTGGGCCGGCCAGGCGGGTCAGGGCCAGGTCGTCGGCCAGGTCGGGTCGATCCACCAGGTGGTCGACGCCTGCCCCCAGGGAACCGACCGCGCGCAGCGCGGGCAGCCCGGCGAAGGCCTCCGCCGGCGGCTTCCAGGCCAGGGCGAAGACGACGTCGCCCGGCCGGCCGACATCGGGCCAGCGGCGCAGGTCGAGATCGGGGTCGAGGCCGCGCAGCCGGCGTTCGAGTTCGGACGTGTCGCGGTCCGGCGCGATCAGCAGCAGAGCCATGGGGCCTTCCTCCGGGCTGGACTCGACAGCTTAATCCAGCCGGTCCCGGCGGTCGCCGGTACGGGGGCAGCACCGGGGACGATTCCATGACAGCCGCCCCGGTTCCGGGCATT
Above is a genomic segment from Halomonas denitrificans containing:
- a CDS encoding glyoxylate/hydroxypyruvate reductase A, whose translation is MALLLIAPDRDTSELERRLRGLDPDLDLRRWPDVGRPGDVVFALAWKPPAEAFAGLPALRAVGSLGAGVDHLVDRPDLADDLALTRLAGPRLAADLAAYLVAMTVDWWKRLDEQRHCPDWRPLEPRSTPRIGLLGTGAMGRTAARAFRTLELDVAGWNRSGAACDSMATCSGADGLTRLAGRSDVLINVLPLTPATRGLLDGALFEQMPSDSLLVNVGRGEHLVEADLLDALERNRPGRAVLDVFGEEPLPADHPFRRHPRVVVTPHIAARTDAAEAARLALEQYRAIRRGDPPPGRVDRARGY